The following proteins are co-located in the Nymphalis io chromosome 27, ilAglIoxx1.1, whole genome shotgun sequence genome:
- the LOC126778882 gene encoding glucose-1-phosphatase-like gives MRDKREFINTLCFILICVISQVIVFVFIFFSNVSTMRLDQVVILSRHNVRTPLSKNLGRMTPQPWPHFKERPGYLTEKGFVLEGYMGRFFFNWLHNEGVISKSCPTEEEFYVYANSMQRTLFSAQAFINNAFPNCNIIVHHTDVNKTDQIFSPIIHNSSTIFKDIALKEMKNVLDNLNLEQSYKAMENILNYEYSDFCKQDKECDMATDKNKLEILVGKKPKLSGPLKICNEAIDYFLMSYYNGFPMEDVAWGKLNDIEKWHSILDLTAGYHNVTFNTTHVSKDIARPLLKYMTNILIDKKSNVVLLMGHDANINVILNAMSFKSYNLPDSFVSTPIGGKIVFQKWFNRALNKYFLKINYVYQTNKQLRDGDILSLKSPPNFALLELKYCETDNNGFCLWDDFIRFLNKL, from the coding sequence ATGCGTGACAAACGCGAATTTATAAATAcgctttgttttatattaatatgtgtgATATCGCAAGTGATTGTTTtcgtctttatatttttttcaaatgtgtCAACAATGCGATTAGATCAAGTAGTTATACTAAGCAGGCATAATGTAAGAACTCCTTTGTCAAAAAACCTTGGCAGAATGACCCCACAGCCTTGGCCACATTTTAAAGAAAGACCTGGATATCTCACTGAAAAAGGTTTTGTATTAGAAGGATATATGggtagattttttttcaattggtTGCATAATGAAGGCGTCATATCTAAAAGTTGTCCAACTGAGGAAGAATTCTATGTATATGCAAATTCAATGCAAAGAACATTGTTCTCTGCAcaagcatttattaataatgctttcccaaattgtaatataatagtgCATCATACTGATGTAAATAAAACAGATCAAATTTTCAGTCCAATCATACATAATTCTTCaacaatttttaaagatattgctctgaaagaaatgaaaaatgttttagataatttaaatttagaacaatcTTATAAGGCCATGGAAAACATTCTCAATTATGAATACTCTGATTTTTGTAAACAAGACAAAGAATGCGACATGGctacagataaaaataaattagaaatattggTGGGCAAAAAGCCTAAACTATCAGgacctttaaaaatatgtaatgaagccattgattattttttaatgtcgtATTATAATGGATTTCCTATGGAAGATGTTGCTTGGGGCAAATTAAATGACATTGAAAAATGGCACTCAATTTTAGACCTTACTGCTGGTTATCATAATGTTACTTTTAACACCACCCATGTTTCAAAAGATATAGCAAGACCACTTCTAAAATATATGACTAACATATTAATcgataaaaaatcaaatgttgTCTTATTAATGGGACACGAtgcaaatattaatgtaattttaaatgcaaTGTCCTTTAAATCATACAATTTACCGGATAGCTTTGTTTCGACGCCAATTGGCGGCAAAATTGTTTTCCAGAAGTGGTTTAATAGagcattaaacaaatatttccttaaaataaattatgtttatcaaacaaataaacagcTGAGAGATGGTGACATATTATCGCTTAAAAGTCCGCCAAACTTTGCTttgttagaattaaaatattgtgaaacaGATAATAACGGTTTTTGTCTTTGGGAcgattttattcgatttttaaataaactttaa
- the LOC126778883 gene encoding glucose-1-phosphatase-like, translated as MAGKFDVYIFFNLFLIVIGHELKQVCILSRHNVRTPLTAKLEHFSPNVWPDWNQEPGLLTAKGTRLEEYMGDYISKWLKKEKLLGESCPDKDSVLIYANTRQRTRQSAKAFVRGAFSSCNINVHSINSEEMDPIFNPVFRNTSDVLKNVIVKEMQQKLNELHLKGSYEELEGIIDIKNSDACKINNICSFVDMKDVIYYEIGHEPNIKGPLAYGNSIVDSFLMSYYEGMPLEKVAWGSIDSSVKWKSLAEITKANQNVRFNSTVSAKEIAKPLTNYMKALFENRNAPKFALLHGHDSNLNSVMAAIGFKQYELPDQYELTPIGGKLVFQKWHDDDLDLDLLKVHYVYQTIKQLREEIKLSNENPPRWVEMEIVGCPKDKQGYCLWDDFMKILKMI; from the coding sequence ATGGCGGGAAAGTTtgacgtttatatattttttaatttgtttttaatagttattggACATGAACTGAAACAAGTTTGTATATTAAGTAGGCATAATGTCCGTACACCGTTGACAGCTAAATTGGAACATTTCTCGCCGAATGTTTGGCCGGATTGGAATCAAGAGCCTGGTTTGTTGACAGCGAAAGGTACAAGACTAGAAGAATATATGGGTGATTATATATCGAAGTGGCTTAAAAAGGAAAAGTTGTTAGGTGAAAGCTGTCCAGATAAGGATTCCGTTCTTATTTATGCAAATACGAGGCAAAGAACACGTCAATCTGCAAAGGCGTTTGTACGAGGTGCGTTTAGTTCTTGCAATATAAATGTTCACAGCATTAACTCTGAAGAAATGGATCCTATATTTAATCCGGTCTTTAGAAATACATCGGATGTCTTAAAAAACGTTATAGTTAAAGAAATGCAGCAAAAACTAAACGAACTACATCTCAAAGGATCATATGAAGAATTAGAAggaattattgatataaaaaattctgatgcttgtaaaattaataatatatgtagttttgTTGATATGaaagatgttatttattatgaaatcggACATGAACCTAACATCAAAGGTCCATTAGCTTATGGGAATTCTATTGTAGATTCATTTTTAATGAGTTACTATGAAGGAATGCCATTAGAAAAAGTAGCCTGGGGTAGTATCGATAGTTCTGTCAAGTGGAAGTCACTCGCCGAAATAACAAAGGCAAACCAAAACGTTCGCTTCAATAGTACAGTTTCAGCTAAAGAAATAGCAAAACCGTTGACAAATTACATGAAAGCATTATTCGAAAATAGAAACGCGCCAAAATTCGCTCTATTACACGGACATGATTCGAATTTAAATTCAGTAATGGCGGCCATTGGTTTTAAGCAGTATGAGTTGCCAGATCAATATGAATTAACGCCAATAGGCGGGAAATTAGTTTTTCAAAAATGGCACGACGATGACTTGGATTTAGATTTGTTGAAAGTGCATTATGTTTATCAAACTATTAAACAATTGCGAGAAGAAATAAAACTATCGAATGAAAATCCCCCTCGTTGGGTAGAAATGGAAATTGTGGGATGTCCAAAGGACAAACAAGGATATTGTCTCTGGgatgattttatgaaaatattaaagatgatttaa
- the LOC126778872 gene encoding ankyrin-3-like isoform X2, with product MPSEVIADKSLQRELADSIIRMVPLDEIRILLACGAKVNEPVTQGLRPLHYAIWQRYLEATRLLLVRGCDINARDDCGYSALHLSAEHGYKELVKLLLESGAAVDYRPDTGEEFPRTTLCDEPLRLAIRNRHYEVARLLLEHGADPNKRYFFGSEINLVSDPEYLELLLMFGANPDSRDRAGLTPLMKAARQRKGIESVLMLISYGADVNAIADARNDYRTVMHYAVLGSTEVVNLLIKQGARVNYECPDLNKPSPLDLAILKGDVAMLQLLLSAGAQVNSSSSVIGTPLHVACSDNISNRKEIVKILLESGADPNLKVYNEDDGAQLRPALAEYLASNTEPCAETIALLLRYGARVIMKTQFRDPDGILNHLQNVTSEEYEHIFYRLLEAAEAFDLCMIKRNNVLKPNQKETLIQSAKTPISLLAQARIYLRKFFGTSLVNIVKKLEVPITLHSYLLFEYK from the exons ATGCCGTCCGAGGTTATAGCTGACAAGTCGCTTCAGCGTGAACTAGCTGACTCCATCATCCGTATGGTACCCTTGGATGAAATACGCATATTGCTCGCTTGTGGGGcgaag GTAAACGAGCCTGTGACACAAGGTCTACGTCCATTGCACTACGCCATCTGGCAGAGATACTTGGAGGCGACGAGGCTGCTGCTTGTACGAGGATGTGACATCAACGCTAGAGATGATTGCGGATACAGCGCCCTGCATCTATCCGCTGAACATgg GTACAAAGAGCTAGTGAAGCTGCTGCTGGAGAGTGGAGCCGCTGTTGATTACCGTCCAGATACCGGCGAGGAGTTCCCTCGGACAACACTCTGCGATGAACCCCTCAGACTTGCAATACGTAACAGACATTAT GAAGTGGCCCGTCTTCTTCTAGAACACGGTGCTGATCCAAACAAACGTTACTTCTTCGGTTCAGAAATCAATCTAGTCTCGGATCCTGAGTATTTGGAGCTGTTGCTGATGTTTGGAGCCAACCCTGACTCGAGAGACAGAGCTGGCCTGACACCATTGATGAAGGCTGCTAGGCAAAGAAAG GGCATCGAGTCGGTCCTGATGCTGATCAGCTACGGCGCGGACGTCAACGCGATCGCCGACGCGAGGAATGACTACAGAACGGTCATGCATTACGCTGTTTTGG GCAGCACAGAAGTAGTTAATCTCTTGATCAAGCAAGGAGCTAGAGTGAACTACGAATGTCCGGACTTGAACAAACCGAGTCCATTAGACCTCGCGATACTGAAGGGAGACGTGGCTATGCTCCAACTACTTTTATCAGCTG GTGCTCAAGTTAATTCATCCAGCTCTGTTATCGGTACACCTCTACACGTGGCCTGTTCAGACAACATATCAAATAGAAAGGAAATTGTTAAG ATCCTTCTAGAAAGTGGTGCTGATCCAAATCTAAAAGTGTACAACGAAGATGACGGCGCTCAACTGCGACCAGCCCTAGCGGAATACCTCGCTAGTAACACAGAGCCCTGCGCAGAGACTATCGCCCTATTACTCAGATATGGAGCAAGA gTGATAATGAAAACGCAGTTCCGTGACCCAGACGGCATCCTAAACCACCTTCAAAATGTCACCTCCGAAGAATACGAACACATATTCTATCGCCTTCTAGAAGCAGCAGAGGCCTTCGACTTATGTATGATTAAGAGAAATAACGTATTGAAACCCAATCAAAAAGAGACTTTAATTCAAAGCGCAAAGACTCCAATTTCCTTACTGGCTCAAGCGAGAATATATCTACGGAAATTCTTTGGCACCTCACtcgtaaatattgttaaaaaacttGAAGTACCGATAACTCTTCATAGTTACTTGCTTTTtgagtataaataa
- the LOC126778872 gene encoding ankyrin-3-like isoform X1, whose translation MPSEVIADKSLQRELADSIIRMVPLDEIRILLACGAKVNEPVTQGLRPLHYAIWQRYLEATRLLLVRGCDINARDDCGYSALHLSAEHGYKELVKLLLESGAAVDYRPDTGEEFPRTTLCDEPLRLAIRNRHYEVARLLLEHGADPNKRYFFGSEINLVSDPEYLELLLMFGANPDSRDRAGLTPLMKAARQRKGIESVLMLISYGADVNAIADARNDYRTVMHYAVLGGSTEVVNLLIKQGARVNYECPDLNKPSPLDLAILKGDVAMLQLLLSAGAQVNSSSSVIGTPLHVACSDNISNRKEIVKILLESGADPNLKVYNEDDGAQLRPALAEYLASNTEPCAETIALLLRYGARVIMKTQFRDPDGILNHLQNVTSEEYEHIFYRLLEAAEAFDLCMIKRNNVLKPNQKETLIQSAKTPISLLAQARIYLRKFFGTSLVNIVKKLEVPITLHSYLLFEYK comes from the exons ATGCCGTCCGAGGTTATAGCTGACAAGTCGCTTCAGCGTGAACTAGCTGACTCCATCATCCGTATGGTACCCTTGGATGAAATACGCATATTGCTCGCTTGTGGGGcgaag GTAAACGAGCCTGTGACACAAGGTCTACGTCCATTGCACTACGCCATCTGGCAGAGATACTTGGAGGCGACGAGGCTGCTGCTTGTACGAGGATGTGACATCAACGCTAGAGATGATTGCGGATACAGCGCCCTGCATCTATCCGCTGAACATgg GTACAAAGAGCTAGTGAAGCTGCTGCTGGAGAGTGGAGCCGCTGTTGATTACCGTCCAGATACCGGCGAGGAGTTCCCTCGGACAACACTCTGCGATGAACCCCTCAGACTTGCAATACGTAACAGACATTAT GAAGTGGCCCGTCTTCTTCTAGAACACGGTGCTGATCCAAACAAACGTTACTTCTTCGGTTCAGAAATCAATCTAGTCTCGGATCCTGAGTATTTGGAGCTGTTGCTGATGTTTGGAGCCAACCCTGACTCGAGAGACAGAGCTGGCCTGACACCATTGATGAAGGCTGCTAGGCAAAGAAAG GGCATCGAGTCGGTCCTGATGCTGATCAGCTACGGCGCGGACGTCAACGCGATCGCCGACGCGAGGAATGACTACAGAACGGTCATGCATTACGCTGTTTTGGGTG GCAGCACAGAAGTAGTTAATCTCTTGATCAAGCAAGGAGCTAGAGTGAACTACGAATGTCCGGACTTGAACAAACCGAGTCCATTAGACCTCGCGATACTGAAGGGAGACGTGGCTATGCTCCAACTACTTTTATCAGCTG GTGCTCAAGTTAATTCATCCAGCTCTGTTATCGGTACACCTCTACACGTGGCCTGTTCAGACAACATATCAAATAGAAAGGAAATTGTTAAG ATCCTTCTAGAAAGTGGTGCTGATCCAAATCTAAAAGTGTACAACGAAGATGACGGCGCTCAACTGCGACCAGCCCTAGCGGAATACCTCGCTAGTAACACAGAGCCCTGCGCAGAGACTATCGCCCTATTACTCAGATATGGAGCAAGA gTGATAATGAAAACGCAGTTCCGTGACCCAGACGGCATCCTAAACCACCTTCAAAATGTCACCTCCGAAGAATACGAACACATATTCTATCGCCTTCTAGAAGCAGCAGAGGCCTTCGACTTATGTATGATTAAGAGAAATAACGTATTGAAACCCAATCAAAAAGAGACTTTAATTCAAAGCGCAAAGACTCCAATTTCCTTACTGGCTCAAGCGAGAATATATCTACGGAAATTCTTTGGCACCTCACtcgtaaatattgttaaaaaacttGAAGTACCGATAACTCTTCATAGTTACTTGCTTTTtgagtataaataa